A stretch of Anaeromyxobacter dehalogenans 2CP-1 DNA encodes these proteins:
- the brxD gene encoding BREX system ATP-binding protein BrxD, producing the protein MGLTRRDVNHIFERLRSGVVPERGLDAFAVGIERQRAELGRVLDLAHAGEGVFKFLRGGYGCGKTFMSRLAVLDAQARGFATSFVVVSDNDLHFHRFDELYRKIVQELGTSSCPRGALADIVDRWIAKVENALVAAGANEEAPGFDAQVQKRIGEEITSLTGGKAPEDFARVLREIFALKQAGKGADAGALLSWLSGSGNVAAQQKKSAGIKGDITSAEALDYLHGLLEIVKAAGYKGLVIVIDEAETILRMRQDVRGKSLNGIRQICDAADRYHGLLWIFTGTPDFFDTKRGVAGLQPLHDRIRFLSQPGYVSLRQAQLELKPFDAGRLKEVALKLREIYPASDPPGLEARVTPEFIERLVREVTKGFGGDVGIVPRQFLRQLVNVFDLTIEFPEYDPEKQFKFEPQGTSDYEARKLEGKPPYDPEPGDDKGYPTTSVEF; encoded by the coding sequence ATGGGACTCACCCGGCGGGACGTGAACCACATCTTCGAGCGGCTGCGGTCGGGCGTGGTGCCCGAGCGCGGCCTCGACGCCTTCGCGGTCGGCATCGAGCGGCAGCGCGCGGAGCTCGGCCGGGTGCTCGACCTTGCACACGCAGGCGAGGGCGTCTTCAAGTTCCTCCGCGGCGGCTACGGCTGCGGGAAGACGTTCATGTCTCGCCTCGCCGTCCTGGACGCGCAGGCCCGGGGGTTCGCCACGAGCTTCGTCGTGGTCTCCGACAACGACCTCCATTTCCACCGCTTCGACGAGCTGTACCGAAAGATCGTCCAGGAACTCGGGACGAGCTCGTGCCCGCGCGGTGCGCTCGCCGACATCGTGGACCGCTGGATCGCGAAGGTCGAGAACGCGCTGGTCGCGGCCGGCGCGAACGAGGAGGCGCCCGGGTTCGACGCCCAGGTGCAGAAGCGGATCGGGGAGGAGATCACGTCGCTGACCGGCGGCAAGGCGCCCGAGGACTTCGCGCGCGTGCTGCGCGAGATCTTCGCGCTCAAGCAGGCAGGGAAGGGAGCAGACGCGGGCGCGCTGCTGTCCTGGCTGTCCGGGAGCGGCAACGTGGCCGCCCAGCAGAAGAAGTCCGCCGGCATCAAGGGCGACATCACGAGCGCCGAGGCGCTGGATTATCTTCACGGGCTACTCGAGATCGTGAAGGCGGCCGGGTACAAAGGACTCGTCATCGTCATCGATGAGGCGGAGACGATCCTGCGGATGCGGCAGGACGTGCGCGGGAAGTCGCTGAACGGGATTCGCCAGATCTGCGACGCAGCCGACCGGTACCACGGGCTCCTCTGGATCTTCACGGGCACCCCCGACTTCTTCGACACGAAGCGGGGCGTCGCCGGCCTCCAGCCGCTCCACGATCGGATCCGGTTCCTCTCGCAGCCGGGCTACGTGAGCCTCAGGCAGGCGCAGCTCGAGCTAAAGCCGTTCGACGCCGGTCGGCTGAAGGAGGTCGCGCTGAAGCTCCGCGAGATCTACCCCGCGAGCGACCCGCCCGGGCTGGAGGCGCGTGTCACGCCGGAGTTCATCGAGCGGCTCGTGCGCGAGGTGACGAAGGGCTTCGGCGGCGACGTCGGCATCGTGCCGCGGCAGTTCCTGCGGCAGCTCGTGAACGTGTTCGACCTCACGATCGAGTTTCCCGAGTACGACCCGGAGAAGCAGTTCAAGTTCGAGCCGCAGGGCACGAGTGACTACGAGGCGCGCAAGCTCGAGGGGAAGCCTCCGTACGACCCCGAGCCCGGTGACGACAAGGGATACCCGACGACGTCCGTGGAGTTCTGA
- a CDS encoding DEAD/DEAH box helicase, whose translation MSAFSRFPARLQQAIVSRLGWTALRAVQELAGEAILDGKNAVVLAPTAGGKTEASIFPALANLVENGCEGVGVVYVAPIKALLNNQEERLGTYTEMVGLRRFVWHGDVPDRDKREFVREPAELLMTTPESLEVMLLSPRFPTPKVFPDLRMVIVDEVHAFAGTERGAHLMSVLERLIKSTKNDVQRIGLSATVGNPEEILGWLQGTSRRAGVVVDPPKVSARRELHVSLHESVIDIARDAARRAAGNKSLFFCQSRALTESVAERMRGHGTEVFVHHGSVSREERHDAEAQFNHGTNACIVCTSTLELGIDVGDLDLVMQANAPSTVSSFLQRMGRTGRRAGQTANTSFFCEDEDAALQAVALVELAREGWVERVPAARRCWPVFAHQIFALTLQYGAVSPERCWEHLHVVRDFADISRDEFERVLDHMKRHEYLFESGGLLSLGQKAERVYGKRNFLELYAVFSSPVLYQVETAAGRALGSLEQNFVDQLVEEMSAFLLAGRAWLVEHVHHEDRVVRVREAPRGQKPSWGGFAPSLLGFEICQRMKRVLTDSTPVPYADAAAMRAIEARRKDLGDTLRRPIAMQTDEGVVRWWTFAGGKINQTLKYGLEWSHDWSVKGDNFELRISGAGVSDGAVREAIREVSSAAFWDKPETRSAILGRLPAYRLSKFQDALPDVFAVELVGNYLLDVPRAQAFAQSVL comes from the coding sequence GTGAGCGCGTTCTCACGGTTCCCCGCCCGGCTGCAGCAGGCGATCGTCTCGCGCCTCGGGTGGACGGCGCTGCGTGCGGTGCAGGAGCTCGCGGGCGAGGCGATCCTCGATGGGAAGAACGCGGTCGTGCTCGCGCCGACCGCAGGCGGCAAGACGGAGGCGTCCATCTTCCCGGCGCTCGCGAACCTCGTCGAGAACGGGTGTGAAGGCGTCGGCGTGGTCTACGTCGCGCCCATCAAGGCACTCCTCAACAACCAAGAGGAACGGCTCGGCACGTACACGGAGATGGTCGGCCTGCGCCGCTTCGTGTGGCACGGGGACGTGCCGGACCGGGACAAGCGCGAGTTCGTTCGGGAGCCCGCCGAGCTCCTGATGACGACGCCCGAGTCGCTCGAGGTGATGCTGCTCTCGCCGCGCTTCCCGACGCCGAAGGTCTTTCCCGACCTTCGCATGGTGATCGTCGACGAGGTGCACGCGTTCGCTGGGACCGAGCGCGGCGCACACCTCATGAGCGTCCTCGAGCGGCTCATCAAGAGCACGAAGAATGACGTCCAGCGGATCGGGCTGAGCGCGACTGTCGGAAACCCGGAGGAAATCCTCGGATGGTTGCAGGGGACGTCGCGCCGGGCCGGCGTGGTCGTCGATCCGCCGAAGGTGTCCGCCCGGCGCGAGTTGCACGTTTCACTCCACGAGAGCGTCATCGACATCGCCCGGGACGCGGCTCGGCGTGCTGCGGGGAACAAGAGCCTGTTCTTCTGCCAGAGCCGCGCGTTGACCGAGTCCGTCGCTGAGAGGATGCGTGGGCACGGGACGGAGGTGTTCGTTCATCACGGCTCGGTGTCACGTGAGGAGCGCCACGACGCGGAGGCGCAATTCAACCACGGTACGAACGCCTGCATCGTCTGCACGTCGACCCTCGAGCTCGGGATCGACGTAGGAGATCTCGACCTCGTGATGCAGGCGAATGCCCCGAGCACCGTTTCGTCGTTCCTCCAGCGCATGGGCCGGACGGGCCGGCGCGCCGGGCAGACCGCGAACACGAGCTTTTTCTGCGAGGACGAGGACGCGGCGCTCCAGGCGGTCGCGCTCGTCGAGCTCGCGCGCGAGGGCTGGGTGGAGCGGGTGCCAGCCGCACGCCGGTGCTGGCCGGTGTTCGCGCACCAGATCTTCGCGCTAACGCTGCAGTACGGAGCGGTGAGCCCGGAGCGCTGCTGGGAGCACCTCCACGTCGTGCGGGACTTCGCGGACATCAGCCGCGACGAGTTCGAGCGCGTGCTCGACCACATGAAGCGCCACGAGTACCTCTTCGAGTCCGGCGGCCTCCTCTCGCTGGGCCAGAAGGCCGAGCGGGTCTACGGGAAGCGGAACTTCCTCGAGCTGTACGCGGTGTTCTCGAGCCCGGTGCTGTACCAGGTCGAGACTGCCGCTGGCCGGGCGCTCGGCTCCCTCGAGCAGAACTTCGTGGACCAGCTCGTCGAGGAGATGAGCGCGTTCCTTCTCGCTGGTCGCGCGTGGCTCGTCGAACACGTGCACCACGAGGACCGCGTCGTCCGCGTCCGAGAGGCGCCGCGAGGCCAGAAGCCGAGCTGGGGTGGATTCGCGCCTTCCCTGCTCGGGTTCGAGATCTGCCAGCGCATGAAGCGCGTCCTGACCGACTCGACGCCGGTTCCCTACGCGGACGCTGCCGCGATGCGCGCGATCGAGGCCCGCCGCAAAGACCTCGGGGATACCCTGCGGCGGCCCATCGCGATGCAAACGGACGAGGGGGTGGTGCGGTGGTGGACGTTCGCCGGGGGCAAGATTAACCAGACCCTCAAATACGGGCTCGAGTGGAGTCACGACTGGTCGGTGAAGGGCGATAACTTCGAACTGCGGATCTCGGGCGCGGGGGTATCGGACGGTGCCGTCCGCGAGGCCATCCGCGAGGTGTCTTCGGCTGCGTTCTGGGACAAGCCGGAGACCAGATCGGCGATTCTTGGTCGGCTTCCGGCGTACCGCCTGAGCAAGTTCCAGGACGCGCTGCCCGACGTGTTCGCTGTAGAGCTGGTGGGCAACTACTTGCTAGACGTGCCGCGCGCGCAGGCGTTCGCGCAGTCGGTCCTCTGA